The following are encoded together in the Thermosipho japonicus genome:
- a CDS encoding HAD family hydrolase, with product MIKNIIFDLGRVLINWEPEKYMKKVFDKKTTTFLLKKVFNTNDWNLMDKGVIDEKTLWENKLNKYPEYKKEIEHMKNKVLDLLTPIEENKKLLYILKEKGYNLYILSNFSKIAFQRVYEKYDFFKLFDGMIISSHVKSIKPEDKIYKILIEKYKINPVESLYIDDKIENIKAGEKFGFKTIHLEKPEELKNKLSKILKIDI from the coding sequence ATGATTAAGAATATAATTTTTGATCTTGGAAGGGTTCTTATTAACTGGGAGCCTGAAAAATATATGAAAAAAGTTTTTGATAAAAAGACCACTACTTTTTTGTTGAAAAAAGTATTTAACACTAATGATTGGAACCTTATGGACAAAGGAGTTATCGATGAAAAAACACTCTGGGAAAATAAATTAAATAAATATCCTGAATATAAAAAAGAAATTGAGCACATGAAAAATAAAGTTTTAGATTTACTTACACCAATTGAAGAAAATAAAAAGCTTCTTTATATACTAAAAGAAAAAGGTTATAATCTATACATCTTATCAAATTTTAGCAAAATTGCTTTTCAAAGAGTGTATGAAAAATACGACTTTTTCAAATTATTCGATGGAATGATAATATCAAGCCATGTAAAATCAATCAAACCTGAAGATAAAATATATAAGATCCTTATAGAAAAATATAAAATAAACCCTGTAGAAAGTTTGTACATAGATGACAAAATAGAAAATATAAAGGCAGGAGAAAAATTTGGATTTAAAACAATTCATCTAGAAAAGCCTGAAGAACTAAAAAACAAACTTTCAAAAATACTAAAAATAGATATATAA
- a CDS encoding PilW family protein, translating to MKRGFTFSELLVSMLIMAITFQIVYFIVDNSVESYKSSKINLQNLYAESSISLLFDILENELKYAGSGGELLKKLYKPVFVPGDQESYIQKGELYSQITEHCKIANSIDYYEDSQKKEFYITYVVTYKNFFVRNGDGTYSPLYGGDVGNINWVIIKNKLSSSADGYYTRIAKVDVNKLSGPGTYPGEITPSDIFEFKEINLAKTNKTLSLRDEDKYVYPLYEKSVTFTGYPSVMIKQTKIVFEKESGRIYMERYFPTPDSTSNIYISNILENVEDFDINAMYYSNGIKEKPISEIDSNFDLSSIFALKFILTWKAPWKYKGKYFEIVKERIVVLIPNL from the coding sequence ATGAAAAGAGGATTTACTTTTTCAGAACTTTTAGTTTCTATGTTAATAATGGCAATAACTTTTCAAATAGTTTATTTTATTGTTGACAATTCAGTGGAATCTTATAAAAGCTCAAAGATAAATCTTCAAAATTTGTATGCCGAAAGTTCCATATCTCTTCTTTTTGATATACTTGAAAATGAATTAAAATATGCTGGAAGTGGTGGAGAACTTTTAAAGAAATTGTATAAACCTGTTTTTGTACCTGGGGACCAAGAAAGTTATATACAAAAAGGAGAGCTCTATTCTCAAATTACAGAACATTGTAAAATTGCAAATTCAATAGATTATTATGAAGATTCTCAGAAAAAAGAATTTTATATTACTTATGTTGTAACGTACAAAAATTTTTTTGTTAGAAATGGTGACGGAACTTACTCTCCCTTGTATGGTGGAGATGTTGGGAACATAAATTGGGTAATAATTAAAAATAAACTTTCTTCTTCAGCAGATGGCTATTATACAAGAATTGCAAAGGTAGATGTAAATAAACTTTCTGGACCTGGAACTTATCCTGGTGAAATCACACCATCAGACATATTTGAATTTAAGGAGATAAATCTTGCAAAAACTAACAAAACTCTCAGTTTAAGGGATGAAGACAAATATGTTTATCCTTTGTATGAAAAATCTGTAACTTTTACAGGCTATCCTAGTGTAATGATAAAGCAAACAAAGATAGTTTTTGAAAAGGAAAGTGGAAGAATTTATATGGAAAGATATTTTCCAACTCCTGATTCAACTTCAAATATTTATATTTCAAATATACTTGAAAATGTTGAAGATTTTGATATAAATGCAATGTATTATAGCAATGGTATAAAAGAAAAACCAATTTCTGAAATAGATTCAAATTTTGATTTGTCTTCTATATTTGCTTTAAAGTTTATTTTGACCTGGAAGGCTCCTTGGAAATATAAAGGTAAATATTTTGAAATTGTAAAAGAAAGAATTGTTGTTTTAATTCCTAATTTATAG
- a CDS encoding prepilin-type N-terminal cleavage/methylation domain-containing protein: MVKRHQGFTLVELLIVIVIISIVMSVSFVGFQTIYKNYSTESKLSGILQNLLFLFIDARRTAIIEDDVVCIKYVNREFSYFIDNDLDGTPDSNVISSFKTDENIKVYLNDEEKSSFLIYTYDSLFFKNNSGVFENSYSNTEIKISLDSRIKTLKIENSLPKVME, encoded by the coding sequence ATGGTAAAAAGACATCAAGGATTTACGTTAGTAGAATTGTTAATTGTTATTGTAATAATTTCAATTGTAATGTCTGTTTCTTTTGTTGGATTTCAAACTATTTATAAAAATTATTCCACAGAATCAAAATTGAGTGGAATTCTACAAAATCTTCTTTTCTTGTTTATTGACGCAAGAAGAACGGCGATTATTGAAGATGATGTTGTATGTATAAAATATGTTAATAGAGAATTCAGCTATTTCATAGATAACGATTTGGATGGAACACCAGATTCAAATGTTATTTCATCCTTTAAAACTGATGAAAATATTAAGGTATATTTAAATGATGAGGAGAAATCTTCTTTTTTGATTTATACTTACGATAGTTTATTTTTTAAAAACAATTCTGGAGTTTTTGAAAATTCATATTCGAACACTGAGATAAAAATATCATTAGATTCTAGAATAAAGACTTTAAAGATTGAAAATTCATTACCAAAAGTTATGGAGTGA
- a CDS encoding FG-GAP repeat domain-containing protein — protein sequence MKKIVFLFLILFVLSYLFADVYTAQFPISNWSQQYPEKAWGAIFVKNVSTRVVDKKIVAVNVYKIIDITADPGYGPFGQVSQTFSVDYNEDGYADIISLTYDGWVVIKENKGEEDGELVFQNVAQYRLPVQNGDGTLIVDDFDNDGKLDLFAYNSWKYAQFVSDVLDSNGENAVYKRIYKDSDFVTEWTVSAMASYDYNGDGYKDVFYIDYKGRVWVWLNDPERGSSRFFDESNIIELFQDNDLESNGGGGVLDIGDLNNDGTIDIIVGHTDKKSIFVYFGKIVNNQLTFDIDNKLVLTTSNGELSNYVITDPSITNSKSPESLPSFGPTIIKITDVDRDGYKDIFIGTDAWRQGEDFGGSVYLFKGIDITPDNKPKFLSLELVHGSYSWEDNPPYDFDAGTIADLDNDGIPDFVAADGNHSGNYYKIITQTQKEYETSPGYLISDYLTNLVGILPKDLPNNFVKRIKVNIGFDLSLGNGSFEIRYIKSGIKDPSLIDPFSYPLMPDASGTIVENFTTEIEFDKPVPDPQIIIILKPENEFSAPHLKYLKYEIETAPSQVIIKGFNWNRGDN from the coding sequence ATGAAAAAAATCGTATTTTTATTTTTGATTCTTTTCGTTTTAAGTTATTTATTTGCAGATGTTTATACTGCTCAGTTCCCTATTTCGAATTGGAGTCAGCAATATCCTGAAAAAGCATGGGGGGCTATTTTTGTAAAAAATGTTTCAACACGTGTTGTTGATAAAAAGATTGTAGCAGTAAATGTGTACAAAATTATAGATATTACGGCTGATCCTGGATATGGACCTTTTGGACAGGTCTCTCAAACTTTTTCTGTAGATTATAACGAAGATGGATATGCAGATATTATATCATTAACTTATGACGGTTGGGTTGTAATTAAAGAAAACAAAGGTGAGGAAGATGGAGAATTGGTTTTCCAAAACGTTGCACAATATAGGTTACCTGTACAAAATGGTGATGGAACTTTAATTGTTGATGATTTTGATAATGATGGAAAATTAGATTTGTTTGCATATAATTCTTGGAAGTATGCACAATTTGTTAGTGATGTTTTGGATAGTAATGGGGAAAATGCTGTTTATAAAAGAATTTATAAGGATAGTGATTTTGTAACAGAATGGACGGTTTCTGCAATGGCAAGTTATGATTACAATGGTGATGGTTACAAAGATGTTTTTTATATTGACTACAAAGGAAGAGTTTGGGTTTGGTTAAATGATCCGGAGAGGGGGAGTAGCCGTTTTTTTGATGAATCTAATATAATTGAGTTATTTCAGGATAATGATTTAGAATCAAATGGTGGAGGTGGAGTTTTAGATATAGGAGATTTAAACAACGATGGAACAATAGATATTATAGTTGGCCATACCGATAAAAAAAGTATTTTTGTATATTTTGGAAAAATTGTTAATAATCAATTGACGTTTGATATAGATAATAAGCTTGTCTTAACTACATCTAATGGGGAGCTTAGTAATTATGTCATAACAGATCCCTCTATAACAAATTCGAAATCTCCTGAAAGTCTTCCAAGTTTTGGACCTACGATTATAAAGATAACGGATGTAGATAGGGATGGATACAAAGATATTTTTATTGGGACAGATGCTTGGAGACAAGGAGAAGATTTTGGAGGGAGTGTATATCTTTTTAAGGGAATTGATATAACACCTGACAACAAACCTAAGTTTTTAAGCTTAGAACTAGTACATGGTAGTTATTCATGGGAGGATAATCCACCTTATGATTTTGATGCTGGGACAATTGCAGATTTAGATAATGATGGTATTCCAGACTTTGTTGCAGCTGATGGTAATCATTCTGGTAATTACTATAAGATAATTACTCAAACTCAAAAGGAGTATGAAACTTCTCCAGGATATCTAATAAGTGATTATCTTACAAACCTTGTTGGAATTTTACCAAAGGATTTACCAAACAATTTTGTCAAAAGAATAAAAGTAAATATTGGATTTGACTTATCGTTGGGAAACGGTTCATTTGAAATTAGATATATAAAGAGTGGAATAAAAGATCCAAGCCTTATAGATCCGTTTAGCTACCCTTTAATGCCAGATGCTAGCGGAACAATAGTAGAGAATTTTACCACGGAGATAGAATTTGATAAACCTGTTCCAGATCCACAAATAATAATAATTCTAAAACCGGAAAATGAGTTTTCTGCACCACACTTAAAGTATTTAAAGTATGAAATTGAGACAGCTCCATCGCAGGTTATTATAAAAGGATTTAATTGGAATAGAGGGGATAATTAA
- a CDS encoding SagB family peptide dehydrogenase, producing the protein MKNREFLKSNWRQIKNTDREKGIEKPEVEKDCEKIIKLPDFDLGNKPFREVIEKRKSIRKYTDTPMSLQELSFLLWTTQGVRKYIQDKKVVFRTVPSAGATHPFDTYLVVFNVESLEKGIYRYVSLKHGLCKVKAGDFKDKIIDATLGQQFVGNSAVVFVWVAVPYRTEWKYANESYKTIAIDVGHVCQNLYLAATSIDCGTCAVAAYDQKKLDELIGVDGDNEMVIYLAPVGKIV; encoded by the coding sequence GTGAAGAATAGAGAATTTTTAAAATCTAACTGGCGGCAAATAAAAAATACTGATAGGGAGAAAGGTATTGAAAAACCGGAGGTTGAAAAAGATTGTGAAAAAATAATTAAACTTCCAGATTTTGATTTAGGGAATAAACCTTTCAGAGAGGTTATAGAAAAGAGGAAGAGCATAAGAAAATATACAGATACACCTATGTCATTACAGGAATTGTCGTTTTTACTTTGGACAACGCAAGGTGTTAGAAAGTATATTCAAGACAAAAAAGTAGTTTTTAGAACAGTTCCTTCAGCAGGTGCAACTCATCCATTTGATACTTATTTGGTTGTATTTAATGTGGAGAGCTTGGAAAAAGGCATATATAGATATGTATCATTAAAACATGGACTTTGCAAAGTTAAAGCTGGAGATTTTAAGGATAAAATTATAGATGCAACATTAGGGCAGCAATTTGTTGGAAATAGTGCTGTAGTTTTTGTTTGGGTTGCCGTTCCATATAGAACGGAGTGGAAATATGCAAATGAGTCTTATAAGACAATTGCAATTGATGTAGGGCATGTTTGTCAAAACCTTTATCTTGCAGCAACAAGTATAGATTGTGGAACGTGTGCGGTTGCTGCTTATGATCAAAAGAAGCTGGATGAGCTAATAGGTGTTGATGGTGATAATGAGATGGTAATTTACCTTGCGCCTGTCGGTAAAATTGTGTGA
- a CDS encoding 2-hydroxyacid dehydrogenase, with product MKVFITYKIPEPGINLLKEKFDVDVYEGERFLTKQEMMERVKEADAVVTQLRDPVDKEFIDAGKKLKIIANYAVGFNNIDVEYAKQKGIYVTNTPDVLTEATADITWALILAVARKIIPADKFTREGKFEGWKPNLFLGYEIYGKTLGIIGMGRIGKAVARRAMGFGMKIIYHNRKRAEDDYKYNAKYVDLETLLKESDYISINAPLTKETYHLLNKERLSLLKKNAILVNTARGPIVDEKALYELLKDRKIAGAGFDVYENEPEITEGLEKLDNVVLLPHIGSATYETREKMSIMVAENIIDALEGKIPRNLVWKE from the coding sequence ATGAAAGTTTTTATAACTTACAAAATACCTGAACCTGGAATAAACCTATTAAAAGAAAAATTTGATGTTGATGTATACGAAGGGGAAAGATTTTTGACAAAGCAGGAAATGATGGAACGTGTAAAAGAGGCGGATGCAGTTGTAACACAACTTAGAGATCCTGTAGACAAAGAATTTATAGACGCAGGGAAAAAATTGAAAATAATAGCAAATTATGCTGTTGGATTTAATAACATAGACGTGGAATATGCAAAGCAAAAAGGAATATATGTCACAAACACCCCAGATGTCTTAACAGAAGCAACTGCAGATATTACTTGGGCTTTAATCCTTGCTGTGGCAAGAAAAATTATCCCAGCCGATAAATTCACAAGGGAAGGGAAATTTGAAGGTTGGAAACCCAATCTGTTTCTTGGATATGAAATATATGGAAAAACACTCGGTATTATTGGAATGGGAAGGATCGGAAAAGCAGTTGCAAGAAGGGCAATGGGATTTGGCATGAAAATCATATATCATAACAGAAAAAGGGCAGAAGATGATTATAAATACAACGCAAAATATGTAGATCTAGAGACTTTATTAAAAGAAAGTGATTATATTTCCATAAATGCTCCACTTACCAAAGAAACATATCATCTTCTAAATAAAGAAAGGTTAAGTCTTTTAAAGAAAAATGCTATCCTTGTAAATACGGCAAGAGGCCCAATTGTTGATGAAAAAGCACTGTACGAACTTTTAAAAGATAGAAAAATAGCTGGGGCAGGGTTTGATGTATATGAAAATGAACCTGAAATTACAGAAGGCTTGGAAAAATTAGATAATGTAGTATTACTACCACACATTGGATCCGCTACATATGAAACAAGAGAAAAGATGTCTATAATGGTTGCAGAAAATATAATAGATGCATTAGAAGGGAAAATTCCAAGAAATTTGGTGTGGAAAGAATGA
- a CDS encoding UDP-N-acetylglucosamine--N-acetylmuramyl-(pentapeptide) pyrophosphoryl-undecaprenol N-acetylglucosamine transferase produces MIKIAVAGGVTGGHLYPALAVLKELEKLAPIDVLYFTVSGKLEEKVLKDYNYKTVSLKIQGLKRPIYSIENIKRLFKIFNANNLVLRELKKFKPNIVFVTGGYVSYPVGIAAKKLKIPLFIQEQNVIPGLANIKLSSFAKKVFVSFEESKKYFQRDVVVTGNPILIRHKENLNFEKKTVLIVGGSGGSEFLNSLACKLSNKLKDYHFILSSGKKEVPCKSENLTILDYIENMSDYYKAVSCAITRGGATTVSELIFFDTPSIIIPWEGSTEAHQIENAKQIEKLGLGYVIREKDANIVEIINKIIELSNRERKLSTKENPAILIAKEIKNEVLK; encoded by the coding sequence ATGATAAAAATAGCGGTTGCAGGCGGGGTAACAGGAGGACATTTATATCCTGCACTTGCCGTTCTAAAAGAACTTGAAAAGCTTGCCCCAATTGATGTTTTGTACTTCACAGTTTCAGGAAAACTAGAAGAAAAAGTCTTAAAAGATTACAATTACAAAACAGTTTCTCTAAAAATCCAAGGTCTTAAAAGACCTATTTATTCTATTGAAAATATTAAAAGGCTATTTAAAATCTTTAACGCTAACAATCTTGTTCTAAGAGAGCTCAAAAAATTTAAGCCGAACATTGTATTTGTAACAGGAGGATATGTAAGTTATCCTGTTGGAATAGCTGCAAAAAAACTAAAAATACCACTTTTTATTCAAGAACAAAATGTAATTCCTGGGCTTGCAAACATTAAATTATCTTCCTTTGCAAAAAAGGTGTTTGTGTCTTTTGAGGAATCTAAAAAATACTTTCAAAGAGATGTTGTTGTAACTGGAAATCCTATTCTAATACGTCATAAAGAAAATTTGAATTTTGAAAAAAAGACCGTTCTGATTGTTGGAGGAAGCGGTGGAAGTGAATTTTTAAATTCACTTGCATGTAAACTTTCAAATAAATTAAAGGATTATCATTTTATATTATCTAGTGGAAAAAAAGAAGTGCCTTGTAAAAGTGAAAATTTAACAATTTTAGATTATATTGAAAACATGTCAGATTATTATAAAGCAGTTTCATGTGCTATTACAAGAGGTGGTGCAACAACAGTCAGTGAATTAATTTTCTTTGATACACCTTCGATAATAATTCCATGGGAAGGTTCTACCGAAGCACATCAAATAGAAAACGCAAAGCAAATTGAAAAACTCGGATTAGGATACGTTATAAGAGAAAAAGATGCAAATATTGTAGAAATAATTAATAAAATTATCGAGCTTTCAAACCGCGAAAGAAAATTATCAACAAAGGAAAATCCAGCAATTTTAATAGCAAAAGAAATTAAAAACGAGGTGTTAAAATGA
- the murC gene encoding UDP-N-acetylmuramate--L-alanine ligase — translation MKIHFLGIGGIGMSAQAIHEHFSGNVVTGTDPYSSERVNYLESLGIQVFKSHLPENIDSADLIVRTPAVSEDNVEVKKAKEKGIPVISRLEHHISILRPYTKIGVTGTDGKTTTTAMLAHVLLKLGKDPTVFLGSTHPMLEHGNYRKGSNIAVFEMDESQPGFENYNPDYLIITNIRGDHIENFKNLQHYNSCFENACKNVKICVLNVENNIINNSIKFGLNDGDYKINKIENNKFSQKITINTPYGEKSFILNVPGIHNALNALSIISLLFEMGYEKDLVLKAFSDFSLPKRRFDISFNENDIIIIDDYSHTPVEIKSLLSTAKNVFKDKKITIIFQPHRYSRLKREWKHFSEALSLADKIYITEVYGAFESKNGISARLIVEKINDAIFVQEKEELLQILPSEPGVYIFAGAGDIIEISKKFKEKVGGLKV, via the coding sequence ATGAAGATTCACTTCCTTGGAATTGGCGGAATTGGAATGAGTGCACAAGCAATACACGAACATTTCTCAGGAAATGTAGTTACAGGAACCGACCCATATTCATCGGAACGTGTAAATTATCTCGAAAGCCTTGGTATTCAAGTTTTCAAATCACATCTTCCAGAAAATATTGATAGCGCAGATCTAATAGTTAGAACTCCAGCAGTTTCTGAAGATAACGTAGAAGTAAAAAAAGCAAAAGAAAAGGGTATACCTGTTATTTCAAGACTAGAACACCATATATCTATCTTAAGACCATACACTAAAATCGGTGTTACAGGAACGGATGGGAAAACTACAACAACCGCTATGCTTGCTCATGTTTTGTTAAAACTTGGAAAGGATCCCACCGTATTTCTGGGCTCAACGCATCCAATGTTAGAACACGGAAACTACAGGAAAGGAAGCAATATAGCAGTCTTTGAAATGGATGAAAGTCAACCAGGTTTTGAAAACTATAACCCTGATTATCTTATTATAACTAACATTCGGGGAGATCACATAGAAAATTTTAAAAATTTACAACATTATAACAGTTGTTTTGAAAATGCGTGCAAAAATGTTAAAATATGTGTGTTAAACGTCGAAAATAATATAATAAATAATTCAATAAAGTTCGGACTAAATGACGGGGACTATAAAATAAATAAAATAGAAAATAACAAATTTTCTCAAAAAATTACAATAAATACACCATACGGAGAGAAAAGTTTTATTTTAAACGTTCCAGGGATTCACAACGCACTCAACGCACTTTCAATAATTTCATTGCTCTTTGAAATGGGATATGAAAAAGATTTGGTACTAAAAGCATTTTCTGATTTTTCGCTTCCAAAAAGAAGGTTCGATATATCATTTAATGAAAATGATATCATAATAATAGATGATTACTCTCATACTCCAGTAGAAATTAAAAGTTTACTTTCAACCGCAAAAAACGTTTTTAAAGACAAAAAAATTACAATAATTTTTCAACCTCACAGATACTCAAGGCTAAAAAGAGAATGGAAGCACTTTTCAGAAGCTTTATCATTAGCAGATAAGATATACATTACTGAAGTTTACGGTGCATTTGAATCAAAAAATGGCATCAGTGCTAGATTAATTGTAGAAAAGATAAATGACGCTATATTTGTTCAAGAAAAAGAAGAATTATTGCAAATTTTACCTTCAGAACCCGGAGTATATATTTTTGCAGGTGCAGGAGATATTATTGAAATTTCAAAGAAATTTAAAGAAAAAGTAGGAGGGCTAAAAGTTTGA